GCCTGCGGCAACCTCCCCATCTTCAAGGACGGCAAGGGCTGCGGCTCCTGCTTCCAGATCAGGTGCACCAACCATTCTGCCTGCTCCAAGAAGCCGGTGGGGGTGGTCATCACGGACATGAACTACGAGCTCCTCTCGCCCTACCGCTTCGACCTGTCCGGCAGGTCATTCGGCGCCATGGCCGAGCCGGGGAAGGAGCAGGAGCTCCGCAGCGCCGGCATGATCGACCTGCAGTTCAGGAGGGTGCGGTGCCAGTACGCGCCTGGCACCAAGATCGTCTTCCACGTGGAGAAGGGCTCCCACGCCAACTACCTCGCGGTGCTGGTCAAGTTCGTCGCCCATGAAGGCACCATCGTGCAGATGGAGATCAGGGAGAAGAAGTCCAAGCAGTGGAAGCCGATGGAGCACTCATGGGGGGCTATCTGGAGGGTGGGCAGGGTCGAGCCGCTCGTGGGCCCCTTCTCCTTCCGCCTCACCACCGAGTCCGGCAGGAGGCGCATTGCGCACAAAGTTATCCCCGCCGGTTGGACGGCCGACACTACCTACAAGTCTGACGTCCAGTTCTAATCAAACCTATCACCAACACATTTCAAGCTGTTTTTCATTCGCAATCCAGTTAAAATAAAGATGTATATATAGGTTGATGTAGTGGGTGCATGCATGCTTGTGTTTGTTCATTCAACCAAATGTAACCATTGCTCGGTGGCCTGAAAATATAACCATTGTTGATTATTTGGAACACTATCCTTCTTAATGTCCTTTGGAAAATTTGGGACTAAGATGAGCATAGCCCTTCGCTTCATCATCGACGACCTTACTCTATAGACACACCTGATGAAGAAGCCAGCAGAAAAAGCAGTCGTCTCTTTATGGCGATCATACTTACCTTCACGCTTACACGTGCTCTTGTATGCTTGTGATTGTTACAAAATAACAGATCACACGCTTTGCCTCCACCATCCAATCGAGACTGTGGGCCCCGCGCCTCGCCACGTTTAGGACTAAAATAACTTTTCTAGCCACGTTTAAGAATGAGTGGTATAATTGACTCAAACAAAAATGGTGTAAGTTCATATTTTCCCTAGCTGCTTCTTCCTCCTACCACCTTTATTTCCTCTTCATCTTGCCATGTCGTCCGAGCCCCCCGCAACCGATGGTGCAACGTCCTCCCAAGCCACCATCTATGTATGTCTGTCCCCCCACGAACCCTCTAAGCCTGACCTCTTCTCCGGAGCTGGCTAGCCCTTCGCGCCCACCACCCACGCCATCAACCTTCGACTCTCCTGCAGAGGCAACGGCACAATCAGCTGCATCATCCTTGGATCTAGGTCGCTCCGGGCTCGGCGACGTCGTGGCCAATGGTGTCACTCCCATCTTCTTCAACGAGTCAAATTAACTAATGCAAGTTGCATTTTCAGGCAAATATGCAAATAGAAACCGCAGTAGAATTTGGGTCACATCGTGATTGTTTGGCAATCATTTAGACGAAGGTTCATAATAACAAggttttttttagagaaaaaaacTCGTAAACAACAAGTTCAAAGAGGAGTATCAAAAATTACTTGTAAAAGTAGCTAAAGACTTCCCGAATAAAAAAGCGTGCTATCCCCCCTCGGCGGCCGCCCGTGCGGCCGCGATGTCCTGCGTCGCGGCAAGCCGGACGCGCTCCCGCTCCACGTCAATGGACGGAGGGGGCGTTCCGGTCAGCTGCTCCAGCTCCAACAGCCTCTGGATCACCGCGGCCGGTGCGGCCGCGTGGGCCGCCTGCCCTGTCGCGGCGACCTTGTAGGCGCAGCTCAACTTGACCAGGCGGGTGACCGACTCCACGGGCCGGGCTCTCGGCACGTGCACGAGCACCAAGAAGCGCCTCTCCTCGTCGTCGTAGAGCTCGCCCACGTCGATGGAGGCGGCACGGCCATCGGCGCCCACGTGGTTGCCGTAGCTGCCGGACTTGATCTCCTGGACGCGCACGCCCCGGTGCAGGCACGTCACGGCGATGCGCGCCTCCTGCACGGCGACCGAGAGGAGCCCGCCGATGCACTGCGCGAACGAGTCCTGGATCGCCGCCTGGTTCTCGATGAAGGAGAAGGTGCCGCCCGTCGCCTCCGCGATGGTGTGCATGGCCAGGGCGTCGTTGTCGGCGCCGAAACCGAACGC
The window above is part of the Triticum aestivum cultivar Chinese Spring chromosome 2A, IWGSC CS RefSeq v2.1, whole genome shotgun sequence genome. Proteins encoded here:
- the LOC123190432 gene encoding expansin-B9, with the translated sequence MGSLSGVLAFAVLAALAAGGFCASNVPPGPDITADYNQPYLPAKATWYGLPTGSGPEDNGGACGIKDVNLAPYNGMIACGNLPIFKDGKGCGSCFQIRCTNHSACSKKPVGVVITDMNYELLSPYRFDLSGRSFGAMAEPGKEQELRSAGMIDLQFRRVRCQYAPGTKIVFHVEKGSHANYLAVLVKFVAHEGTIVQMEIREKKSKQWKPMEHSWGAIWRVGRVEPLVGPFSFRLTTESGRRRIAHKVIPAGWTADTTYKSDVQF